CCATCAGCTATTCCTTGAATTGCAGCGCTTTTACCTCCAGAAACTCTTCCAGCCCGTATTTCCCGAGTTCTCGGCCGATTCCCGACTGCTTGTAGCCGCCAAAAGGGGCCAGCAGATTGAATGAGCCTCCGTTGATGTCCACCTGGCCGGCTCTGAGCCGTCGCGCTACCCGTTCGGCCCTTGTCTGGTCTCCTGACCAGACTGCGGCAGCCAGTCCATACTTGGTGGCGTTGGCAATGGCGATGGCCTCATTCTCATCCCGATATGTCATGATGGAGAGGACAGGGCCGAATATCTCCTCCTGGGCGATAGCCATCGCCGGAGTAACGCGGCCGAACACGGTTGGCTGGACATAAAACCCCCGCTTCATTCCTGGTGGAGGCGCTGCCCCGCCGGTCAGCAGCTCAGCCCCTTCACTAATGCCGGTCTCGATAAAGCTACGTACCCGCCTCAGCTGTGCTGCGGATGCCAGTGGCCCGAGCCGGGTCGATTCGTTCAGGGGATCGCCGGGCTGGTAAGTTTGCGCAATCTCGACTGCAAGGTTGGCAGCCTGCGCATAGCTCCCCTCAGGCACCAGCAAACGGGTATGGGCGGTGCAGGTCTGACCGGAATTGATGAAACAGGCTCCGACAGTTCCCTTGACCGCAGCAGGCAGATCAGCATCGTCGAGGATCACCGCTGCCGATTTCCCCCCCAGTTCCAGCGCTACCTTTTTGACCGTTGGCGCAGCCAAT
This region of Geoanaerobacter pelophilus genomic DNA includes:
- a CDS encoding aldehyde dehydrogenase family protein; protein product: MREHSKLYLNGQWLPSAGNRVIEVTNPATEEVIGRIPAANAADAETAVAAARAAADAWAGTPVAERAALLGRIHQGMAARMEELAQTITTEVGMPIKLSRRIQAGLPAAVLESYIKLIGEYQFEERLGNSLVVREPAGVAACITPWNYPLHQVIAKVAPALAAGCTVVLKPSEVAPLSAFILAEIIHEAGLPAGVFNLVSGTGESVGELLASHPDVDLVSFTGSVRAGCRVATLAAPTVKKVALELGGKSAAVILDDADLPAAVKGTVGACFINSGQTCTAHTRLLVPEGSYAQAANLAVEIAQTYQPGDPLNESTRLGPLASAAQLRRVRSFIETGISEGAELLTGGAAPPPGMKRGFYVQPTVFGRVTPAMAIAQEEIFGPVLSIMTYRDENEAIAIANATKYGLAAAVWSGDQTRAERVARRLRAGQVDINGGSFNLLAPFGGYKQSGIGRELGKYGLEEFLEVKALQFKE